The following are encoded together in the Diabrotica undecimpunctata isolate CICGRU chromosome 7, icDiaUnde3, whole genome shotgun sequence genome:
- the LOC140446906 gene encoding uncharacterized protein, protein MATVPCQLVILTEDPVHFPIETAFLIIKELFVYGVKEVSLKGSKIFVSLSYTPNSKSLKKKFGNLPVRYMRTKVKTEQEFQILENVVKRYRFNLLDDELEEFERHQQVQKQLGLKRPLYIQEAPDEASTSSKKQRTVPPSTIVHIEEECDENDLNIDHFLSQRT, encoded by the exons TTCCTATTGAAACGGCTTTCCTTATTATAAAGGAATTGTTTGT ATATGGTGTCAAAGAGGTGTCTCTTAAGGGAAGTAAAATATTTGTGAGTCTCAGCTATACACCCAATAGCAAAAGTCTTAAAAAGAAATTTGGGAATCTTCCGGTTCGGTATATGAGGACCAAAGTAAAGACAGAGCAAGAATTCCAAATTTTAGAGAATGTCGTAAAACGATACAGATTTAACTTGTTGGACGATGAATTGGAAGAGTTTGAGCGACATCAACAAGTCCAAAAGCAACTTGGGTTGAAGAGACCACTATACATACAAGAGGCACCGGATGAGGCCTCAACATCAAGCAAGAAGCAAAGAACGGTTCCTCCAAGTACAATAGTACATATAGAAGAAGAATGTGATGAGAATGATCTGAATATAGATCATTTTCTAAGTCAAAGGACATAA